A part of Toxotes jaculatrix isolate fToxJac2 chromosome 24, fToxJac2.pri, whole genome shotgun sequence genomic DNA contains:
- the LOC121178047 gene encoding poly(rC)-binding protein 3-like isoform X1: MEPIKVQSEGGLNVTLTIRLLMHGKEVGSIIGKKGETVKKMREDSGARINISEGNCPERIVTITGPTDAIFKAFAMIAYKFEEDIINSMSNSPATSKPPVTLRLVVPASQCGSLIGKGGSKIKEMRESTGAQVQVAGDMLPNSTERAVTISGAPEAIIQCVKQICVVMLESPPKGATIPYRPKPASTPVIFSGGQVRADPLGASTANLSLLLQHQPLPAYTIQGQYAIPHPDLSKLHQLAMQQTPFTPLGQTTPAFPGLDASNQASTHELTIPNDLIGCIIGRQGTKINEIRQMSGAQIKIANAMEGSSERQITITGTPANISLAQYLINARFRDVAAMWNDPSSMTTS, encoded by the exons ATGGAGCCCATCAAGGTCCAATCAGAAGGTGGACTGAATGTGACCCTCACCATCAGGCTGCTGATGCACGGCAAG gaggTTGGAAGCATCATAGGAAAG AAAGGAgaaacagtgaagaaaatgCGTGAAGAT AGCGGTGCCCGTATCAACATCTCAGAGGGGAACTGCCCTGAACGGATAGTCACCATCACCGGGCCAACAGATGCTATTTTCAAGGCTTTTGCCATGATAGCCTACAAGTTTGAGGAG GACATAATCAATTCCATGAGCAACAGTCCAGCCACCAGTAAGCCCCCTGTAACCCTGAGGCTTGTTGTCCCAGCCAGCCAGTGTGGTTCCCTCATCGGCAAAGGAGGCTCCAAAATCAAAGAAATGAGAGAG TCCACAGGAGCACAGGTCCAGGTTGCAGGCGACATGCTCCCCAACTCCACTGAGAGAGCAGTGACGATCTCAGGGGCCCCAGAAGCCATCATCCAGTGTGTCAAACAGATATGTGTGGTGATGCTTGAG TCCCCACCGAAAGGTGCCACCATCCCCTACCGCCCCAAGCCTGCCTCCACCCCTGTCATTTTTTCAGGTGGCCAGGTAAGAGCAGACCCACTGGGGGCGTCCACAGCCAACCTCAGCCTCTTACTGCAGCACCAGCCACTGCCT GCTTATACCATTCAAGGACAGTACGCCATCCCTCATCCAGAT TTGAGCAAGCTCCACCAGTTGGCTATGCAGCAAACCCCCTTTACCCCCCTCGGACAGACCACCCCTGCCTTCCCCG GTCTGGATGCCAGTAACCAGGCCAGTACTCATGAACTCACCATTCCCAATGAT CTAATAGGCTGCATAATCGGACGCCAGGGAACCAAAATCAACGAGATCCGTCAGATGTCTGGGGCGCAGATCAAAATTGCTAACGCCATGGAAGGGTCATCGGAGCGCCAGATCACCATCACAGGGACCCCCGCCAACATCAGCCTGGCCCAGTACCTCATCAATGCAAG GTTCAGAGACGTGGCGGCCATGTGGAACGACCCATCTTCCATGACCACATCCTGA
- the LOC121178047 gene encoding poly(rC)-binding protein 3-like isoform X2 produces the protein MEPIKVQSEGGLNVTLTIRLLMHGKEVGSIIGKKGETVKKMREDSGARINISEGNCPERIVTITGPTDAIFKAFAMIAYKFEEDIINSMSNSPATSKPPVTLRLVVPASQCGSLIGKGGSKIKEMRESTGAQVQVAGDMLPNSTERAVTISGAPEAIIQCVKQICVVMLESPPKGATIPYRPKPASTPVIFSGGQAYTIQGQYAIPHPDQLSKLHQLAMQQTPFTPLGQTTPAFPGLDASNQASTHELTIPNDLIGCIIGRQGTKINEIRQMSGAQIKIANAMEGSSERQITITGTPANISLAQYLINARFRDVAAMWNDPSSMTTS, from the exons ATGGAGCCCATCAAGGTCCAATCAGAAGGTGGACTGAATGTGACCCTCACCATCAGGCTGCTGATGCACGGCAAG gaggTTGGAAGCATCATAGGAAAG AAAGGAgaaacagtgaagaaaatgCGTGAAGAT AGCGGTGCCCGTATCAACATCTCAGAGGGGAACTGCCCTGAACGGATAGTCACCATCACCGGGCCAACAGATGCTATTTTCAAGGCTTTTGCCATGATAGCCTACAAGTTTGAGGAG GACATAATCAATTCCATGAGCAACAGTCCAGCCACCAGTAAGCCCCCTGTAACCCTGAGGCTTGTTGTCCCAGCCAGCCAGTGTGGTTCCCTCATCGGCAAAGGAGGCTCCAAAATCAAAGAAATGAGAGAG TCCACAGGAGCACAGGTCCAGGTTGCAGGCGACATGCTCCCCAACTCCACTGAGAGAGCAGTGACGATCTCAGGGGCCCCAGAAGCCATCATCCAGTGTGTCAAACAGATATGTGTGGTGATGCTTGAG TCCCCACCGAAAGGTGCCACCATCCCCTACCGCCCCAAGCCTGCCTCCACCCCTGTCATTTTTTCAGGTGGCCAG GCTTATACCATTCAAGGACAGTACGCCATCCCTCATCCAGAT CAGTTGAGCAAGCTCCACCAGTTGGCTATGCAGCAAACCCCCTTTACCCCCCTCGGACAGACCACCCCTGCCTTCCCCG GTCTGGATGCCAGTAACCAGGCCAGTACTCATGAACTCACCATTCCCAATGAT CTAATAGGCTGCATAATCGGACGCCAGGGAACCAAAATCAACGAGATCCGTCAGATGTCTGGGGCGCAGATCAAAATTGCTAACGCCATGGAAGGGTCATCGGAGCGCCAGATCACCATCACAGGGACCCCCGCCAACATCAGCCTGGCCCAGTACCTCATCAATGCAAG GTTCAGAGACGTGGCGGCCATGTGGAACGACCCATCTTCCATGACCACATCCTGA